A window of the Haloarcula litorea genome harbors these coding sequences:
- the ddh gene encoding D-2-hydroxyacid dehydrogenase, whose product MEIERIAVHESVGTVCPLDAVVESLSAAPVPVETVGDDDPLSETDCVVTFGPREAFYDAAWVHGVRAGYDDFDTDAYAASDTALTNSTGIHGDTVPETVVGYLTAFARRLHVYRDRQADRAWTHEPYDAPFTLTGERVCVVGLGTIGQGVVDRVTALGMDAVGVRRSGDPAPGVERVYTPDDVEAAVADARFVVLAVPLTDGTEGLIDAAVLAAMPDDGYLVNVARGDVVVEDALLSALEEGTIAGAAVDAYWEEPLPEEHPLWAYENAILTPHCAAATNRYHEDVAELVRENVARVRRGEPLANRVA is encoded by the coding sequence ATGGAGATCGAGCGCATCGCGGTCCACGAGTCGGTCGGGACGGTGTGTCCGCTGGACGCCGTCGTCGAGTCGCTGTCCGCCGCCCCGGTCCCCGTGGAGACGGTCGGCGACGACGATCCACTGTCCGAGACGGACTGCGTGGTGACGTTCGGCCCCCGCGAGGCGTTCTACGACGCGGCGTGGGTCCACGGCGTCCGGGCCGGCTACGACGACTTCGACACCGACGCCTACGCCGCCAGCGACACGGCGCTGACCAACTCCACGGGCATCCACGGCGACACCGTCCCCGAGACGGTCGTGGGCTACCTGACGGCCTTCGCCCGCCGGCTGCACGTCTACCGCGACCGGCAGGCCGACCGGGCGTGGACCCACGAGCCCTACGACGCGCCGTTCACGCTGACCGGCGAGCGCGTCTGCGTGGTCGGCCTGGGCACCATCGGTCAGGGGGTCGTCGACCGGGTGACGGCGCTGGGGATGGACGCGGTCGGGGTCAGGCGGTCGGGCGACCCGGCTCCGGGCGTCGAGCGGGTGTACACGCCCGACGACGTCGAGGCGGCCGTCGCCGACGCCCGCTTCGTCGTGCTTGCGGTGCCCCTGACCGACGGGACCGAGGGACTGATCGACGCCGCGGTGCTGGCGGCGATGCCCGACGACGGCTACCTCGTCAACGTCGCCCGCGGCGACGTGGTCGTCGAGGACGCGCTGCTGTCGGCGCTGGAGGAGGGGACGATCGCCGGGGCGGCGGTCGACGCCTACTGGGAGGAGCCGCTCCCGGAGGAGCACCCGCTGTGGGCTTACGAGAACGCCATTCTGACGCCCCACTGTGCGGCCGCGACGAACCGCTACCACGAGGACGTCGCCGAGCTGGTCCGCGAGAACGTCGCTCGCGTCCGGCGGGGCGAGCCGCTGGCGAACCGCGTCGCCTGA
- the thiD gene encoding bifunctional hydroxymethylpyrimidine kinase/phosphomethylpyrimidine kinase: MTRTEAPVELPVVLTVAGSDSGGGAGIQADLKTIEAGGAFGTSAVTSVTAQNTRGVQGQHLLPIEEIAAQIEAVREDFDVAAVKTGILATSEVIDLVVAEAGDADDLVVDPVMVAASGDRLLEPEAESAYEALIAESALVTPNADEAEVLTGRPVETPADAEAAGHDIVGMGADAALVKGGHVAGDEVVDTLVTDETVTTFRHERVETDATHGSGCTLSSAVATRLAHGDELQDAVAAGVDLLARAVRYNLDVGEGSGAVHHAVEARNEAARYDTSEAVEGVVAALTDRGVRPLVPAGGTTVAGATPYAETPDEVAAVEGRIARVVDGVRANRGVRFGASTTVARTLIAAREHDPAVRFAANVRLTDAVEAALDDLGGSVGDYDSAERPATVPRDGTAAWGVGQAFETGAESPIAVVDRGEMGVAGGVVLLARDPETLVGRATALLEAVEDGE; this comes from the coding sequence ATGACACGGACGGAGGCTCCGGTCGAGCTACCGGTGGTGCTGACCGTCGCGGGCAGCGACTCGGGCGGCGGGGCGGGCATCCAGGCGGACCTGAAGACCATCGAGGCCGGCGGCGCGTTCGGGACCAGCGCCGTCACGAGCGTGACGGCACAGAACACGCGGGGCGTGCAGGGCCAGCACCTCCTGCCGATCGAGGAGATCGCGGCCCAGATCGAGGCGGTCAGAGAGGACTTCGACGTGGCCGCGGTCAAGACGGGGATCCTCGCGACGAGCGAGGTGATCGACCTCGTGGTCGCCGAGGCCGGCGACGCCGACGACCTCGTCGTCGACCCGGTGATGGTCGCGGCGTCGGGCGACCGGCTGCTGGAACCCGAGGCCGAGAGCGCCTACGAGGCCCTGATCGCCGAGAGCGCGCTGGTCACGCCCAACGCCGACGAGGCCGAGGTGCTGACAGGCCGGCCGGTCGAGACCCCCGCGGACGCGGAGGCCGCCGGCCACGACATCGTCGGGATGGGGGCGGACGCCGCGCTCGTGAAGGGCGGGCACGTCGCCGGCGACGAGGTGGTCGACACGCTCGTCACCGACGAGACGGTGACGACGTTCCGCCACGAGCGGGTCGAGACCGACGCGACCCACGGCTCGGGGTGTACGCTCTCCTCGGCCGTCGCCACGCGCCTGGCCCACGGCGACGAGCTGCAGGACGCCGTCGCGGCCGGCGTCGACCTGCTGGCGCGGGCGGTCCGGTACAACCTCGACGTGGGCGAGGGGTCGGGCGCGGTCCACCACGCGGTCGAGGCGCGCAACGAGGCGGCCCGCTACGACACCAGCGAGGCCGTCGAGGGGGTCGTCGCGGCGCTGACCGACCGCGGGGTCCGGCCGCTGGTGCCGGCCGGCGGGACGACGGTGGCGGGCGCGACCCCCTACGCGGAGACGCCCGACGAGGTGGCGGCCGTCGAGGGTCGCATCGCCCGCGTCGTCGACGGCGTCCGCGCCAACCGCGGGGTCCGGTTCGGCGCGTCGACGACCGTCGCCCGGACCCTGATCGCCGCCCGCGAACACGACCCGGCGGTGCGCTTTGCCGCGAACGTCCGCCTGACCGACGCCGTCGAGGCGGCCCTCGACGACCTCGGGGGCTCCGTCGGCGACTACGACTCGGCCGAGCGGCCGGCGACGGTCCCCCGGGACGGCACCGCCGCCTGGGGCGTCGGCCAGGCCTTCGAGACCGGCGCGGAGTCGCCGATCGCCGTCGTCGACCGCGGCGAGATGGGCGTCGCCGGCGGCGTCGTCCTGCTGGCCCGGGACCCCGAGACCCTCGTCGGCCGGGCCACGGCGCTGCTGGAGGCCGTCGAAGACGGCGAGTAG
- a CDS encoding DsbA family oxidoreductase, which translates to MSETQATDAITVFSDYVCPFCYLGRESLSQYQATREDDLRIDWHPYDLRSQKRNPDGSIDHAVDDGKDEDYYEQAKQGVRRLQEQFGVEMELDIATDVDSLPAQVVSYYVAEHYDYGTWLAFDEAVFDALWQDSRDIGDTEVLVELAEEAGVPAEEVRSALDDDALRTEVRELFTEAQRQGITGVPTFVYDGHAARGAVPPEHLERLVEGV; encoded by the coding sequence ATGAGCGAGACACAGGCCACGGACGCGATCACCGTCTTCTCCGACTACGTCTGCCCGTTCTGTTACCTCGGGCGCGAGTCGCTGTCGCAGTACCAGGCGACCCGCGAGGACGACCTGCGGATCGACTGGCACCCCTACGACCTGCGGAGCCAGAAGCGCAACCCCGACGGGAGCATCGACCACGCCGTCGACGACGGGAAAGACGAGGACTACTACGAGCAGGCCAAGCAGGGCGTGCGCCGCCTCCAGGAGCAGTTCGGCGTCGAGATGGAGCTGGACATCGCCACCGACGTCGACTCGCTGCCGGCACAGGTCGTCTCCTACTACGTCGCCGAGCACTACGACTACGGGACCTGGCTGGCCTTCGACGAGGCCGTCTTCGACGCGCTCTGGCAGGACAGCCGAGACATCGGTGACACCGAGGTGCTGGTCGAACTGGCCGAGGAGGCCGGCGTCCCCGCCGAGGAGGTCCGATCGGCGCTGGACGACGACGCCCTGCGAACGGAGGTCCGGGAGCTGTTCACCGAGGCACAGCGCCAGGGGATCACGGGCGTCCCGACGTTCGTCTACGACGGCCACGCCGCCCGCGGGGCCGTCCCGCCCGAACACCTCGAACGGCTCGTCGAGGGCGTCTGA
- a CDS encoding thioredoxin family protein produces MPATEPDGVTTVTTRAALDDVLAAHDRVLVMVRTEGCTICQSMAPVLDNVARATDAAVAVFNPREDLDAVAAFDVRSVPTFLLFDDEELVDRRADGFVPTAALVEFVRR; encoded by the coding sequence ATGCCCGCGACAGAGCCCGACGGCGTGACGACCGTCACGACCCGCGCGGCCCTCGACGACGTACTGGCGGCACACGACCGCGTACTGGTGATGGTCCGGACCGAGGGCTGTACGATCTGCCAGTCGATGGCACCGGTCCTGGACAACGTCGCGCGGGCCACCGACGCCGCCGTCGCCGTCTTCAACCCCCGCGAGGACCTCGACGCCGTCGCCGCCTTCGACGTGCGCAGCGTCCCGACGTTCCTGCTGTTCGACGACGAGGAGCTGGTCGACCGCCGGGCCGACGGGTTCGTCCCGACCGCCGCCCTCGTCGAGTTCGTCCGGCGGTGA
- a CDS encoding DUF7344 domain-containing protein, translated as MSKARSGGLTEESPRPTTEQDQSEETLSRDETFEMLSNRRRRYALHCLQDTAEPVTLSDLAEQVAAWENDSTVAELSASERKTVYTSLQQFHLPKMDDTGVVEFDDRAGEVALTDAAADLDIYLEVVERYDIPWSFYYIGFSAIGVTLVTLSWLGVGPFAAVPYVGWTVFLLAALLVSSVSHYLLTRRMRLGRGDTPPEVRDG; from the coding sequence ATGAGCAAGGCACGATCAGGCGGTTTGACCGAGGAGTCGCCACGGCCGACCACGGAACAGGACCAGAGCGAGGAGACGCTGTCGCGGGACGAGACCTTCGAGATGCTGAGCAACCGCCGGCGGCGGTACGCCCTGCACTGCCTGCAGGACACCGCCGAGCCGGTGACGCTCTCGGACCTGGCCGAGCAGGTCGCCGCGTGGGAGAACGACTCGACGGTCGCGGAGCTGTCGGCCAGCGAGCGCAAGACCGTCTATACCTCCCTCCAGCAGTTCCACCTGCCGAAGATGGACGACACCGGCGTCGTCGAGTTCGACGACCGCGCGGGCGAGGTGGCGCTGACCGACGCCGCCGCGGACCTGGACATCTACCTGGAGGTCGTCGAGCGCTACGACATCCCCTGGAGCTTCTACTACATCGGCTTCAGCGCCATCGGCGTGACGCTGGTCACGCTGTCGTGGCTCGGCGTCGGCCCGTTCGCGGCCGTTCCCTACGTCGGCTGGACCGTCTTCCTGCTGGCGGCGCTTTTGGTCTCGTCGGTGTCGCACTACCTGCTGACCCGGCGGATGCGACTGGGGCGGGGCGACACCCCGCCGGAGGTGCGTGATGGATAG
- a CDS encoding signal peptidase I: MSLRRWATVGAEAALLLFVIAMVVGQALGQPVLLGFVTTGSMQPTLDPGDGFVAIPTAVAGPVEEGDVVTFRAEEIQGGGLTTHRIVGETERGYVTKGDNNPFTDQDGDEPPVTEAQIVAVAWQPGGQVLAIPGVGLFVTGTQDALSEVQRRLAATLGTRSLLGPQGLGYLLGAVSILAYAVDVLRNGGRERESRDRDRDTGTSVRLLVGIFAAAVVLSATATMVVPAGTEEFGVVSAESDAPGIRVIEQGTTESTRYLLGNGGYVPVVTYFEPATEGVSITPRETVVPGQSTVNATLTITAPPETGYYRYFVAEHRYLHVLPQSTIRGLYRVHPWLPVVAIDALLGGSFYVLGMALIDTGRVRSRSRSGPSRLDRLLSRVR, encoded by the coding sequence ATGTCACTGCGGCGGTGGGCGACGGTGGGGGCGGAGGCGGCGCTCCTGCTGTTCGTGATCGCGATGGTCGTCGGGCAGGCGCTCGGTCAGCCCGTGCTGTTGGGGTTCGTGACGACGGGGAGCATGCAGCCGACGCTGGACCCCGGCGACGGCTTCGTCGCGATCCCGACGGCCGTCGCCGGCCCCGTCGAGGAGGGCGACGTGGTCACGTTCCGCGCCGAGGAGATCCAGGGCGGCGGCCTGACCACCCACCGGATCGTCGGCGAGACCGAGCGGGGGTACGTCACGAAGGGGGACAACAACCCCTTCACCGACCAGGACGGCGACGAGCCCCCCGTCACCGAGGCCCAAATCGTCGCCGTCGCGTGGCAACCGGGCGGACAGGTGCTGGCGATCCCGGGCGTCGGGCTGTTCGTCACGGGCACGCAGGACGCCCTGAGCGAGGTCCAGCGGCGGCTGGCCGCCACGCTGGGCACCCGGTCGCTGCTGGGTCCGCAGGGACTGGGCTACCTGTTGGGGGCCGTCTCGATCCTGGCGTACGCCGTCGACGTCCTGCGCAACGGCGGTCGCGAGCGCGAGAGCCGTGACCGGGACCGCGACACCGGGACGAGCGTCCGTCTGCTGGTCGGGATCTTCGCGGCGGCGGTGGTGCTGTCGGCGACGGCGACGATGGTCGTCCCCGCCGGTACCGAGGAGTTCGGCGTCGTCAGCGCCGAGAGCGACGCGCCGGGGATCCGGGTGATCGAGCAGGGGACGACCGAGTCGACGCGGTACCTGCTGGGCAACGGCGGCTACGTCCCGGTCGTGACGTACTTCGAGCCGGCCACGGAGGGCGTGTCGATCACGCCCCGGGAGACGGTGGTGCCCGGACAGTCGACGGTCAACGCGACGCTGACGATCACCGCACCGCCGGAGACGGGCTACTACCGCTACTTCGTCGCCGAGCACCGGTACCTCCACGTCCTGCCGCAGTCGACGATACGGGGCCTCTACCGGGTCCACCCGTGGCTGCCCGTCGTCGCCATCGACGCGCTGCTGGGCGGGTCGTTCTACGTGCTCGGGATGGCGCTGATCGACACCGGTCGGGTCCGGTCGCGCTCGCGGTCCGGCCCGTCCCGGCTCGACCGACTGCTGTCGCGTGTCAGGTAG
- a CDS encoding DUF7331 family protein: MEPTEDDSNANDPSDSERYGTFTTGGGDVVVYDTDNPAAWLQSDYAVEVGGGADRQRA; this comes from the coding sequence ATGGAACCGACCGAAGACGATTCGAACGCGAACGACCCCAGCGACTCCGAGCGGTACGGCACCTTCACCACCGGCGGCGGCGACGTCGTCGTCTACGACACCGACAACCCCGCGGCGTGGCTCCAGTCCGACTACGCCGTCGAGGTGGGTGGCGGGGCCGACCGACAGCGCGCCTAG
- a CDS encoding universal stress protein, with translation MYDDILLPTDGSDGIAAAAEHATNFAQAFDATVHVVSVADTRNRFESPTSGLSAEAWSDAEHERAEEAVAATVDALPDDVPVETSVVEGVPRSEILRYVEDEGMDLVVMGTHGRTGLDHYLIGSVAEKVVRRSPVPVTTVRLGEE, from the coding sequence ATGTACGACGACATCCTCCTGCCGACCGACGGGAGCGACGGCATCGCCGCGGCCGCAGAGCACGCCACGAACTTCGCACAGGCGTTCGACGCGACGGTCCACGTCGTCTCGGTCGCCGACACGCGAAACCGCTTCGAGAGCCCGACCTCGGGGCTCTCTGCGGAGGCGTGGTCCGACGCCGAGCACGAGCGGGCCGAGGAGGCCGTCGCGGCGACGGTCGACGCGCTCCCCGACGACGTGCCCGTCGAGACCAGCGTCGTCGAGGGCGTCCCGCGGAGCGAGATCCTGCGCTACGTCGAGGACGAGGGGATGGACCTCGTCGTGATGGGCACGCACGGCCGCACCGGGCTGGACCACTACCTCATCGGCAGCGTCGCCGAGAAGGTGGTCCGGCGCTCGCCGGTGCCCGTGACGACGGTCCGATTGGGGGAGGAGTAG
- a CDS encoding sulfite exporter TauE/SafE family protein, producing MTTPQSSRSLQKTFLKYQHVFVFLAPLLFVVGVYTLAPTPTDAGTGYWLEYWWLFIAFIIGATIVNTVGISGSALFVPFLIFVFPVIAGESLTPETLVKIGLISESFGLSSSALAFIQYGLVDRRLAATLVLGGIPFVVAGALLSFVIPASLFHALLGVALIAASVLLFKADLSHEEPGGTDDEAGVSADGGTGATLPNDDDKLGPAGVEKADDGTVTRVDRDGNDYTYSHGGYLERFANYSVGGVFQGLAGFGIGELGIISMLRTNVPVRVAIGTNHIVVATTAILASVVHVFGGGLVPGGHSLNLASTPWNMVVWTVPATATGGQIAPYVSAALDTTVIKKGVGVLFAVISVALFLMAAGVV from the coding sequence ATGACGACGCCCCAATCGTCCCGGAGCCTCCAGAAGACGTTTCTGAAGTATCAGCACGTCTTCGTGTTCCTCGCGCCCCTGCTGTTCGTCGTCGGCGTCTACACGCTCGCGCCGACGCCGACCGACGCGGGGACCGGCTACTGGCTGGAGTACTGGTGGCTGTTCATCGCCTTCATCATCGGCGCGACGATCGTCAACACCGTCGGGATCAGCGGCTCGGCGCTGTTCGTCCCGTTCCTGATCTTCGTGTTCCCGGTCATCGCCGGGGAGTCGCTGACCCCGGAGACGCTGGTGAAGATCGGCCTCATCAGCGAGTCGTTCGGTCTGTCGAGTTCGGCGCTGGCGTTCATCCAGTACGGACTGGTCGACCGCCGGCTGGCGGCGACGCTCGTGCTCGGGGGGATCCCGTTCGTCGTCGCGGGCGCGCTGCTGTCGTTCGTCATCCCCGCCTCGCTGTTCCACGCGCTCCTGGGCGTCGCGCTCATCGCGGCCTCGGTCCTGCTGTTCAAGGCCGACCTCAGTCACGAGGAGCCCGGTGGGACCGACGACGAGGCTGGCGTCTCGGCCGACGGGGGGACCGGTGCAACCCTCCCGAACGACGACGACAAGCTCGGCCCCGCGGGCGTCGAGAAGGCCGACGACGGGACCGTCACCCGCGTCGACCGCGACGGCAACGACTACACCTACTCCCACGGGGGCTACCTCGAGCGGTTCGCCAACTACAGCGTCGGCGGCGTGTTCCAGGGCCTGGCCGGCTTCGGCATCGGGGAGCTCGGCATCATCTCGATGCTGCGGACGAACGTCCCCGTCCGGGTCGCCATCGGGACGAACCACATCGTCGTCGCGACCACGGCCATCCTCGCATCGGTGGTCCACGTCTTCGGCGGCGGCCTCGTGCCCGGCGGGCACAGCCTGAACCTCGCCTCGACGCCGTGGAACATGGTCGTCTGGACGGTGCCCGCGACGGCGACCGGCGGGCAGATCGCCCCCTACGTCTCGGCGGCACTCGACACCACGGTGATCAAGAAGGGCGTCGGGGTCCTGTTCGCGGTCATCTCCGTCGCGCTGTTCCTGATGGCCGCCGGCGTCGTGTAG
- a CDS encoding ferritin-like domain-containing protein codes for MTDDRVIELLRRAYGDEIETVMNYQTNAIVLDGVRAEEIKESLQADIQEELGHAEMLGQRLKQLDAQPPGSGEFTARQDSLQPPADSTDVLSVIEGVLDAENDAIETYRDLVDAAEEASDPVTEDLAVTILADEEAHRTEFRGFRKEYKKD; via the coding sequence ATGACAGACGACCGCGTCATCGAACTGCTGCGCAGGGCCTACGGCGACGAGATCGAGACGGTGATGAACTACCAGACCAACGCCATCGTCCTCGACGGGGTCCGCGCCGAGGAGATCAAGGAGAGCCTCCAGGCCGACATCCAGGAGGAACTCGGCCACGCGGAGATGCTCGGCCAGCGCCTGAAGCAACTGGACGCCCAGCCGCCGGGCTCCGGAGAGTTCACGGCCCGGCAGGACTCGCTCCAGCCGCCCGCGGACTCGACGGACGTGCTCTCGGTCATCGAGGGCGTGCTGGACGCCGAGAACGACGCCATCGAGACGTACCGCGACCTCGTCGACGCCGCCGAGGAGGCGAGCGACCCGGTCACGGAGGACCTCGCGGTCACGATCCTCGCCGACGAGGAGGCCCACCGGACGGAGTTCCGCGGCTTCCGGAAGGAGTACAAGAAGGACTGA